In Streptomyces rapamycinicus NRRL 5491, the genomic stretch GGGCGGCTGGTCTCCCGCTACGGGCTGCGCACCCGGATCGACCCCCGCGGCTGGGCCGTCGATCCGCTGTCCCCGGTGGCCGCGGCGCCGCTGATCGCGCCGACGCCGCTGCTGATCGTGCACGGCGACCGGGACCCGTATTTCCCGCTGGACCATCCGCGGATGCTGGCGTCGGCGGCGGACCCGTCCACCTCGGAGCTGTGGATCGAGCCGGGCTACGGCCACGCCGAGACCGCCGCCTCCCCCGGCCTGCTGACCCGCATCGCCGACTGGGCCGCGGCCCACGCCTGAGCCCGTCCCCCTGCCGCCGCCTATTCGGTTTCCGCGACCGGCTCGGCGAACTGGGACGCGTAGAGCCGCGCGTACGCACCGCCCGCCGCGAGCAGCGCGTCGTGCGAGCCCTGCTCCACGATCCGCCCCGACTCCATCACCAGGATCACGTCCGCGTCCCGGATGGTCGACAGCCGGTGGGCGATCACGAAGCTCGTACGGCCGCTGCGCAGCGAGGCCATCGCCCGCTGGATGAGGACCTCGGTACGGGTGTCGACCGAGCTGGTGGCCTCGTCCAGCACCAGGATCGACGGCTCGGAGAGAAACGCCCGCGCGATCGTGATCAGCTGCTTCTCACCGGCGCTGACATTGGAGCCCTCTTCGTCGATCACCGTGTCGTAGCCGTCCGGCAGCATCCGTACGAAGCGGTCCACATAGGTGGCCTTCGCCGCCGCCACGATCCTCTCGGAGCTCGCCCCCTCCGCCCCGTACGCGATGTTCTCGGCGATCGTGCCGCCGAACAGCCAGGTGTCCTGGAGCACCATCCCGATGTGGGAGCGCAGCTCCTCCCGTGACATCTCGGCGATGTCCACCCCGTCCAGCGTGATCCGCCCGCCGCTGACCTCGTAGAACCGCATCAGCAGATTGACCAGCGTGGTCTTCCCGGCGCCGGTCGGCCCGACGATGGCCACGGTCTGGCCCGGCCGCACCGACAGCGAAAGGCCGTCGATGAGCGGCGTGTCCGGCTGGTAGCGGAAGGCGACCTCCTCGAACGCGACCTGCCCGCGCACCACCTCCGGCCGCCGCGCGTCCACCGGCTCCGCGCTCTGCTCCGGCGCGTCCAGCAGCTCGAAGACCCGCTCGGCGGAGGCCACCCCCGACTGCACCATGTTGGCCATGGAGGCCACCTGGGTGAGCGGCTGGCTGAACTGCCGGGAGTACTGGACGAACGCCTGGACATCGCCGATCGACAGCGCGCCGGAGGCCACCCGGAGCCCACCGACCACGGCCACCAGCACATAGTTGAGGTTCCCGATGAACATCATCGACGGCTGGATCAGGCCGGAGATGAACTGGGCCCGGAAGCCCGCCCCGTAGAGCTTGTCGTTCTGCTCCCGGAACGCCTGCGCGGACTCCTTCTCCCGCCCGAAGACCTTCACCAGCGCATGGCCGGTGTACATCTCCTCGATGTGGGCGTTGAGCTTGCCCGTGGTCTTCCACTGGGAGACGAACTGCGGCTGGGCGCGCTTGCCGATGCGCGTCGTCACCCACACCGAGACCGGGACGGTGATCAGCGCCACCAACGCCAGCAGCGGCGAGATCCAGAACATCATCGACAGCACGCCCACGATCGTCAGCAGCGAGGCCATGATCTGACTGAGGGTCTGCTGGAGCGTCTGCTGGATGTTGTCGATGTCGTTGGTGGCGCGGGAGAGCACCTCGCCGCGCGACTGCTTGTCGAAGTACGCCAGCGGCAGCCGCGCCAGCTTGTGCTCCACGTCCTCGCGCAGCCGGAAGACCGCGCGCTGGACGACGACGGTCGCCACCCGGGCCTGGACCAGGCCCAGGAGCGAGGCGGCCAGATACAGCGCCGCGACCCACAGCAGCACGACGCCGACCGCGTGGAAGTCGATGCCCTGGCCCGGGGTGACGTCCATCGAGGCGACCATGTCGGCGACCGTGCCCTGGTCCTTGTCGCGCAGCCACTGGACGGCCTGCTCCTTGCTGACGCCGTCGGGCAGCTGCCGTCCGACGATGCCCGCGAAGATCAGGTCGGTGGCCGCACCGAGGATCTTCGGGCCCACCACCGCGAGCCCGGTGCTGACCGTGCCCAGCGCGAGCACCAGCAGGACGATCCCGCGCTCAGGGCGGAGCCGGGCCAGCAGCCGGCGGCTGGAGCCGCGGAAGTCCATGGACCGCTCGGTGGGCTGCCCGCCCATGAAGCGGCCGGGCCCGGCGGCGGGCGCCGGACCCCTGCGGGGCGCCGAAGTGCCGCTCATGCCGCCTCCTCCTCGGTGAGCTGGGAGAGCACGATCTCGCGATAGGTCTCATTGCCGGCCATCAGCTCGCCGTGGGTGCCCGCGCCGACGATCCGCCCCGCGTCGAGGACCACGATCAGATCGGCGCCCCGGATCGTGGACACCCGCTGGGCGACGATGACCACCGTCGCGTTGTCCGTCTCGTCCGCGAGCGCCGCCCGCAGCCGGGCGTCGGTGGCGTAGTCGAGCGCGGAGAAGGAGTCGTCGAAGAGGTAGACGGACGGCTTGCGGACCAGGGCGCGGGCGATCGCCAGCCGCTGCCGCTGACCGCCGGACACATTGGTTCCGCCCTGGGCGATCGGGGCGTCGAGACCGCCCTCCATGGCCGCCACGAACTCCCGTGCCTGGGCGGTCTCCAGGGCCCGCCACAGCTGCTCGTCGGTGGCGTCGGGGTCGCCGTACCGCAGGTTGGAGGCGATGGTGCCGGCGAACAGGTACGGCTTCTGCGGGACCAGCCCTATGGTCCGGGTCATCACCTCGGGGTCGAGGTCGCGCACATCCACCCCGTCGAGGTGGACGCTGCCGTCGGTCGCGTCGAACAGCCGCGGCACCAGCCCGAGCAGGGTCGACTTGCCGCTGCCGGTGGAGCCGATGACGGCGGTGGTCCGGCCGGGCCGGGCGGTCAGCGAGATGTCGCGCAGCACGGGCGCGTCGGCGCCGGGGTAGCGGAACTCCACGCCCCGCAGCTCCAGCAGCCCCCGTCCGGTGTCGGCGGGCGCGGGCGCGACGGGCACCAGCGGCGGTACGACGCTGGTCCCGGTGTCCAGCACCTCCTGGACGCGCTCGGCGCACACCTCGGCCCTCGGCACCATCATGAACATGAAGGTGGCCATCATCACGGACGACAGGATCTGCATCAGATAGCTGAGGAACGCGGTCAGCGCGCCGACCTGCATCCCGCCGCTGTCGATGCGGTGCCCGCCGAACCAGACGACGGCCACGCTGGAGACGTTCACCACCAGCATCACGGCCGGGAACATCAGCGACATCAGCTGCCCGGCGCGCAGCGAGACATCCATCAGACCGGTGTTGGCATCGGTGAAGCGGTCGCGCTCATGGGCGTCGCGGACGAAGGCGCGGATGACCCGGATCCCGGTGATCTGCTCGCGCAGCACCCGGTTGACGGTGTCGATGCGCTGCTGGACGTCGCGGAACAGCGGCCGCATCCGGCGGGCGATGAGCGTGACCACGAGGCCCAGGGCCGGAACGATGAGCAGGAGCAGCCCGGACAGCGGCACGTCCTCGTTGAGCGCCATGACCACACCGCCCACGCACATGATCGGCGCCGAGACCATCAGCGTGAAGGCCATCAGGCACAGCATCTGCACCTGCTGGACGTCGTTGGTGGTGCGGGTGATCAGGGACGGCGCCCCGAAGTGGCCCATCTCCCGGGCGGAGAAGGACTGCACCCGGTCGAAGACGGCGGCGCGCACATCGCGGCCGAGCGCCATGGAGGTGCGGGCGCTGAAGTAGACGGCTCCCGCGGCGCACACGATCTGGACGAGGGTGACGGCGATCATCAGCCCGCCGACACGGAGGATGTAGCCGGTGTCGCCCTTCACCACTCCGCTGTCGATGATGTCCGCGTTCAGCGCGGGCAGGTAGAGGGTGGCGAGGGTCTGCACCAGCTGCAATAAGACGATCAGCGTGATCGTTCGGGTATAGGGCCTCAGATGCGCTTGTATCAGTCGTACCAGCACACGGAAACCTTAAGTGACGCTCGCCCCGAACCGGCCGTATTTTCGACGAACCGCGCGTGGTCCCGGGCGCCGTCCCGCACCCGTCATCATGGAGGCGGCAGATGACGGGAAAGGGATCGCGATGGCGATGATGAGCACGCCCGCCGGGACCATCCGGTACTGGGCCGCGGCCCGCGCCGCGGCCGGCACCGCGGAGGAGCCGTACACCGCGTGGACACTGGCGGAGGCGCTCGACGCGGCCCGACAGCGGCACACCGCGCGACCGGAGTTCGCACGGGTCCTGCTGCGCTGTTCGTTCCTGGTCGACGGAGCCCCGGCCGGCACCCGAGACCACAAGACGATCCAACTCGCCGAGGGCGGCACGGTCGAGGTGCTCCCGCCGTTCGCAGGAGGGTGAACCCCGAGCTCATGAGCAACCAGCCGCACCAGCCCAACGAGCCTCATCAGCCCCACGAGCCTCATCAGCAGCAAGGGCAGCAGCCGCAAAGTCAGCAGCCGCAGCAGCCGTACCCCCCGTACGGGTCGTACGAGGCTCCTTATGGGGGATACGACCAGAGCGGGCATCCTTACGGCGGCCATGGCCAGGGTGCGCAGCAGCAGGCCGACTGGCAGGGGTACGCGGGGTATCCACAGCAGCAGGGGTACGCCCAGGCCCAGCCGCCGCAGTACCAGCACCCGCAGCAGCAGTACCAGCAGCAGCCGTACGAGGACCCCTACGCCGCCGCCCAGCACGGGCAGCAGGGCCATCAGGGCCAGCACGGGCAGCACGGGCAGCAGCCGCACCAAGGACATCAGGGGCACCAGGCGCACCAGGCGCACCAGGGCCAGTACGCCCAGGGCTGGGATCAGCAGCAGCACCCGTACCACCAGCCCCCCGACCCGTCCCAGGCGCCGCCTCAGCCCCCGGTGCAGGCACAGGCCCCGGCGCAGGCGCAGACACAGGCCGCGACCGCGACCGCCGAGCCGCCCGCCCCGCAGCCGGACCGGCCGCTCACCGCCGCCGAGAAGGCCAAGGCCGAGGGCCGTCCGCAGATCGTCCACCCGGGGTTCGTCCCCGCCGCCCTGACCTCCGTGCTCGCCGCCCTGCTCGCGGCGACCGCGCCGCTGGGCCGCCCCGCGGTCGCCGTCGCGGTGGTGGCGCTCCAGGCCGTCACGGCGGCGGGCTGGTTCCGGCTGAACGGCATGTGGCCCGCCCGGCAGGGCATCGCGCTCGCCTTCGCGGGCGGTCTGGCCGCCGACATCGGCCTGCTCGCCACCGAGCCGTCGCACGCCCCTACGGTCGTCATCGGCACCATCGGCGTCTGGCTGCTGCTGGTGCTGATCCTCCAGCTGCGCAGCCACGCCTCCCCGGACGAGCGGCTGTACGGCCTTACGGCCGCCGTGGCGGCCACGGCCCTCGCCGTGCTCGCGGCCGGCCATCTGGCCGCCGTCGCCGAGTCCTCGGACGCCGTGGTGGTGGGGGCGGCCGCCGTCGCCGTGGCCGTGCTCGTCCGGGCGCTGCCGCTGCCGACGGCCGCCGCGGTCGTGGTCGCGCTGGCGGCCGCCACGGGCGCCGGGGTCGGAGCCGGGCAGCTCACCGGAACGGGCACGTCCACCGCCGCCCTGCTGGGGTTCGCGGCCGGGGCGTGCGCGCTGATCGGCCACCGGGTCGCCAGCTACGACTACCCCTCGCGCTTCGTCCACCTGACGGCCGGCGTGGCGCTGCCGCTCGCGGCCGCCGCCCCCGTGGTCTATGTGATCGGCCGCGCTCTGGGCTGACTCCCCGGCTCCCGCTCACCCGCTCCGGATAGGCTCGCAGCCTCAGGCGCGAGGGCCTGAGAGAGAGCCTGGGGGACCCACGCACATGCGCGCACTACGCATCACACTGATCGTCGTCGTGATACTCGGCGGCCTCTTCGTGGCCGCCGACCGCATCGCGGTGTACATGGCCGAGTCCAAGGCGGCCGACAAGATCAAGAGTTCTCAGGGCCTGACCACGACGCCCAATGTCTCGATCAAGGGCTTCCCGTTCCTCACCCAGGTCGCGGGCAAGGAGCTGGACGAGGTCGACGTCGGCGTGGACGGGCTGACGACGGACGCGGGCGACGGCCGCAGCGTCCGGGTCACCGAGCTCGACGCCCAGCTGCACAACGTCCGCATCTCGGGCAACTTCTCGTCGGCCAGCGCCGACCGCGCCACGGGCTCGGCCCACATCAGCTACGCGGACCTCTCACAGGCCGCCGGTCCGGGCATCACGGTCGCCTCCGACCCGTCGGGCAGCAACAAGGTCAAGATCACCGGCAGTCTGCTGGGCTTCAGCCTCACCGCCCACTCCCAGGTCACCATCGTGAACGGCAACACGATCCGGCTGCACGCCGAGTCCATACCGGGCGGCAGCATCCCCCAGTGGGAGGACAAGGTGCGCGAGAAGACCGACATGGAGCGGAAGATCGAGGGACTGCCCACCGGTATGCGGCTGGAGAAGGTGGAGACCTCCAAGGACGGCATAGACGTCTCGGTCGCGGGTAACAACGTCCAGCTGACGGGCTGACGCGATCAGTACCAGGGGCGTCGGATCACGTCCCTGGTCCATTCACTGAGACGATCATGTCCGCGCATATGGACGTTCCTGCCCGCCGCAGGCCCCTCCGGCCGCGCCTCCCGGCCGTCCACGGTTCTCTTATCTCAGACTCCGGACGATAACGTCTCATCATGCGACACACCGGTGACATGCCCGCCTGTCCGTCCCTACGATCGGACCCATGAAGCGACAGGCGGATCTCACGAAGCGGCGGGCAGTCGACCTGTGCCGCGTCGCCGCCATGCTCTGTCGCCCCGTCTGAATGGGACGTGGTCCGTACACGCCACGGACCGGCCCCCCTCTTCGGCCCGTCAGCCGGGCCTTCCCGCACCTTCGCTCGTACGCTCGCCGCACGCCCCCGCGCGGCGCCGCGTCGTGAGCGTGCCCGTACCGCCGCAACTGCCCCGGAGGAGAGAAACATGAGCCGCAGTGACGTCCTGGTGGACGCCGACTGGGTCCAGGCCCGTATCGACGACCCCAAGACGGTCATCGTCGAGGTGGACGAGGACACCTCGGCCTACGACAAGAACCACATCAAGAACGCCATCCGGATCGACTGGAAGCAGGACCTCCAGGACCCGGTGCGCCGTGACTTCGTCGACCAGGCCGGCTTCGAGAAGCTGCTGTCGGAGAAGGGCATCGGCAACGACGACACGGTCGTCCTCTACGGCGGCAACAACAACTGGTTCGCGGCGTACGCCTACTGGTACTTCAAGCTCTACGGCCACCAGGACGTCAAGCTGCTCGACGGCGGCCGCAAGAAGTGGGAGCTCGACTCCCGCGACCTGGTCGCCGAGGTGCCGGCCCGCGCGCAGACCGAGTACAAGGCCAAGCCGCAGGACACCGCCATCCGCGCCTTCCGCGACGAGGTCGTGGACGCCATCGGCTCGCTGAACCTGGTCGACGTGCGCTCCCCCGACGAGTTCTCCGGCAAGCTGCTCGCCCCGGCCCACCTCCCGCAGGAGCAGTCGCAGCGTCCGGGCCACGTCCCGAGCGCTCGCAACATCCCGTGGTCGAAGTCGGCCAACGACGACGGCACCTTCAGGTCCGACGACGAGCTCAAGGAGATCTACGAGGGCGCGGGCGTGGACCTGTCGAAGGACACCATCGCCTACTGCCGCATCGGTGAGCGCTCCGCTCACACCTGGTTCGTCCTGCACGAGCTCCTGGGCCAGACCAACGTCAAGAACTACGACGGCTCCTGGACCGAGTACGGCTCGCTGGTCGGCGTGCCGGTCGAGCTCGGCTCCGACAGCTGACCCCTCTCCCCCGAAACGTAAGGACAGACATCCATGTGTGGAGCCAAGGCCGGCGGCCCCGACGCCTCGACGATCAAGCCCGGTGAGACCACGATCCAGGGTTCGGTGACCCGCGACGGCGAGCCCGTCGCCGGTTACGTGCGGCTGCTGGACAGCACCGGCGAGTTCACCGCCGAGGTCCCCACCTCCGCGACCGGGCAGTTCCGCTTCTACGCCGCGGAGGGCACATGGACGCTGCGCGCCCTGGTTCCCGGCGGCACCGCGGACCGCACCGTCGTCGCCCAGAAGGGCGGGCTGGCGGAGGTCGCCATCGCCGTCTGACGCGATACGACGCGTCGTGACTCACGGCCGGAGGGCCGCACCCCGGGGTTGGACGCCTCGGCGGGGTGCGGCCCTTCGTCTATCGGCGCGGCGGTCCCGGACGTACGCTGGACATATGTACGCGCGACGCCGCCACGCATACTTCTTCCTGATGGGCGCGTGTCTGACGCTCTTCATCTCGGCATGGGCCTTTGTGCGCCTGTGGTCCGTCCCCGCCGCGGTCGCGATGTGCATCGTCGCCATGGTGATACCGCCCCTGGCGGCGATCGTCGCCAATCGCCGGGGCCCGGACGACCGGTGGTGGGACGAATCGGGGGACGAGGAGTCCGACCGGTGGTGGCGGGAGCTGGACGAGCACAACCACCGGCATTGACCACGTTCCGGCCAGGCCTCGGCCGCGGGCATCCCCGCCCCGTGGCAGGGGCTCAGCCCTTTGGCAGGGGCTCAGCCCTGAACCCCGGGGCCTGGGGCGGAGCCCCAGTTTCGGGAAGGGGCGGGGAGGGGGCAGCATCGATATGCGGCTCCGCCGCGTGGCCCGCCGCAGGCGCCAAGATCCGTCGGGCACCACCGAGTACACGAGCGTCCGCTAGTACACGAGCGCCTGGACGCCGTCCGGCATGATCTCGCTCACGAAGACCTGAGCGCCCGCGATCCGGGCACCTTCGATCAGATCCTTCTCCTCGATCTCCCGCCGCGCGGCGCATTGTGTGCACACCGTGATCGTCCCGCCGCCCGTAAGGATGCCGTCGATCAGATCCGGAAGCGGCGCGGCATGCGGAAGCTCGAACTCCGCAGCCCGGCCCGGCAGCGCGAACCACGTCGACTCACCGGTCAGCCAGAGCGAGACCTCGACCCCGCTCGCCGCGGCCACCGCCGCCACCGTGAACGCCTGAGAGCAGCGCTCGGGAGCGTCCGCGCCCGCCGTCACCTTGATCACCAGCTTCTTCGCCATGCGTCAACCTTAGGCTCGGCACCCGGGGCCCGGCGCCGCGCGGCCACCTGTCTCCACCGGCCGTCCCGGCGGCGACTAGACTCGGTGCCGTCCATCATCTGTTCCGAGGAGCGCGCTCGTGCTTGAGGCAGTCTTCACCACCCTGATGATCCTGGTCGCCGTGGCCACGCTCGGCTTCGCCGCGCTGACCTGGAAGAAGCTGTACCAGGGCCAGCGCTGAACCGCTCCCGCCCCGCCACCACGGCTCGACTCTCGACAGATCGCCTGAATTCATGATCCAGATTCCGTCCGACCTCCACCCGGACCTCGTGCCGCTCGCCTTCCTCCTGGGCAACTGGGAAGGGGCCGGCGTCTCGGACTTTCCCGGGGCCGAGAAGTGCAACTTCGGCCAGGAGGCCACCTTCACGCACGACGGCCGTGACTTCATCGAGTACATCTCGCACACCTGGGTGCTGGACTCCGAGGGCAAGAAGGTCCGCCCCCTGGAGACCGAATCCGGCTACTGGCGGATCGACAAGGACCGTAAGGTCGAGGTCGTGATGAGCCGGGACCAGGGCATCATCGAGGTCTGGTACGGCGAGCTCGCGGAGGGCAAGCCGCAGATCGACCTGGCGACGGACGCGGTGGCGCGCACCGCCCACGCGGCCCCGTACTCGGGCGGAAAGCGGCTGTACGGCTACGTCAACAGCGATCTGATGTGGGTCGGCGAGAAGGCCACCCCCGAGGTCGAACTGCGCCCGTACATGTCCGCGCATCTGAAGAAGGTCGTGGACCCCCGGGAGTGGGCCAAGGACCTCAAGGACCTGCCGGACGACGGGATCGCCTTCTTCCGCTGAGCCGGCCCCCGCTGAGCCCTCGCCGAACCCCCGCCGAACCCCCCGGCTCGCGCCTTCCGCCCTCCGCCGAGCCAGGCTGTCGCGTGCCCACGTCCGGTTCTCCCCGGTGCGTCCCGCCGGTCACCGCGGGCCCGCCTACACTTGCACCGTGGCGACCACCGACTGGAAGAGCGATCTGCGGGAGCGCGGCTACCGTCTGACCCCGCAGCGCCAGCTCGTGCTCGAAGCCGTCGATCATCTGGAGCACGCCACTCCGGACGAGATCCTCACCGAGGTGCGCCGCACCGCGAGCGGCGTCAACATCTCCACGGTCTATCGCACGCTGGAGCTGCTGGAGGAGCTGGGCCTGGTCAGCCATGCCCATCTCGGCCACGGCGCCCCCACGTACCACCTGGCCGACCGGCACCATCACATCCATATGGTGTGCCGGGACTGCACGGATGTGATCGAGGCCGATGTCTCCGTGGCCGACGCCTTCACCCGGCAGCTCCGGGCGGACTTCGGCTTCGACACCGATCTGAAGCACTTCGCGATCTTCGGCCGGTGTGCCTCCTGCTCCGCCCGGCAGCGCGCCGGAGGGGCCGGTGGAGACCCCGGACAGCTCGCTGGAGACGGCGCCGAAAACGGCTCCGGTGAGGGCCGAGCCCGCAGGTCGTAGGCTGAGTTCATGAAGAGCCCTTTGCTGTCGCTGCCCGGCGCCGTCCCCGGCGAGGGCCCCGACGAAGACGTCGCCGCCCACTACGGCGACCTGTTCCGCGAGCAGCGCGCGCTCGCCGACGGCACCGGCTTCGTGGACCTCTCGCACCGCGGAGTGGTCACGGTCAGCGGTGCCGACCGGCTCAGCTGGCTGCATCTGCTGCTCACCCAGCACGTCAGCGAACTACCGCCGGGCCAGGCCACCGAAGCCCTGATCCTCTCCGCCCACGGCCACATCGAACACGCGCTCTACCTCGTCGACGACGGCGAGACCACCTGGGCCCATGTGGAGCCCGACAGCCAGCGCGATCTGATCGCCTACCTGGAGAGCATGAAGTTCTTCTACCGGGTGGACATCGCGGACCGCACCGACGAGTACGCGGTCGTCCACCTCCCGGCGGGCAGCATCACCGAGGCCCCCGAGGACGCCGTCGTCCGCGAGACCCCGCACGGCCGGGACCTGTTCCTGCCGCGTGAGCGCCTTACCGCCTTCGCCGAGGAGAGCGGCCCGCCGATCGGGGTGCTGGCGTACGAGGCGCTGCGGGTCGAGGCCCACCGGCCCCGGGTCGGCCTGGAGACCGACCACCGCACCATCCCGCACGAGCTGGGGTGGATCGGCTCCGCCGTCCACCTCCAGAAGGGCTGCTACCGCGGCCAGGAGACCGTCGCCCGGGTGCAGAACCTGGGGAAGCCACCACGCCGGCTCGTCTTCCTCCACCTCGACGGCAGCGAGGTGACGCTGCCGACCCACGGCGCGCCCATACGGCTGGCCTCGGAGGGCGAGGAGGGCCGCCAGCTGGGGTTCATCACCTCATCGGCCCGCCACCACGAGCTGGGGCCGATCGCGCTGGCGCTGGTCAAGCGGAATGTGCCGGTGGACGCGGACCTGATCGCGGACTCCACGGCCGCCGCACAGGAGACGGTCGTGGAGCCGTGAACCCGCCGCCGGTCCGCCGGACCCCACGGTTCGGCTAGACCTCGACGGTTCGGCTAGACCTCGACGAGCACCGTGAACGGGCCGTCGTTCGTGAGCGAGACCTTCATGGCCGCTCCGAACCGGCCCGTTTCCACGTGTGCGCCCAGCTTCCGCAGCTGGGCCACGACCTCGTCGACGAGCGGTTCGGCGACCCCGCCGGACGCCGCCGCGTTCCAGGTGGGACGGCGCCCCTTACGGGCATCGCCGTAGAGCGTGAACTGGCTGATGACCAGCAGCGGAGCGTCCAGGTCCGAGCAGGACCTCTCGTCGTGGAGCATCCTTACGGACCACAGCTTGCGGGCGAGCTGGGCCGCCTTCTCCGGGGTGTCGTCATGTGTCACCCCGACCAGTACGCACAGCCCCTCACCGACGATCTCGCCGACCGTCTCGCCGTCCACGACGACGCTCGCCCCGTCCACTCTCTGTACCACAGCACGCATGGCGACCATCATGCCGTGCGTCCATCCGGGGCCGATCGGGTGGAGAGGCGCTGCACAGGGAGCATCACTGGTGGCACGATGCGTGCAGGCGGTGCAGGCGGGCAGGAACTGCGGGAACGACGCATCGCTGGAGGGGACGGACATCAATGACCACATCGGGCACCGGCCAGCCCATGGCCACCGAGGGCCTGCTGCCGCCACGGCCGCCGAACCAGCGCGGCGGGCGGCTGGCCGACTCCGCCGCCGTGACGGCGCCGGCCGTGACGTCCACGTCGGCGGCGGCGAGCGGTCTGAACGCTCTGCGGCTGCCGGAACTGCGGGCGCTGCGCCGCTCGGCACAGCGCGAGGAGGCGGATCTGAGCTATCTGCGCAGACTGCTCCAGGGGCGGATCGACATCCTCCGCGCCGAGCTTGGCCACCGCCGTGACCCGGCGCCCGCGGCGGCCGCGGCCCAGCCGCCCGCCGGGCTGGTGGACCGGCTGCCGGAGATCC encodes the following:
- a CDS encoding YgfZ/GcvT domain-containing protein, which codes for MKSPLLSLPGAVPGEGPDEDVAAHYGDLFREQRALADGTGFVDLSHRGVVTVSGADRLSWLHLLLTQHVSELPPGQATEALILSAHGHIEHALYLVDDGETTWAHVEPDSQRDLIAYLESMKFFYRVDIADRTDEYAVVHLPAGSITEAPEDAVVRETPHGRDLFLPRERLTAFAEESGPPIGVLAYEALRVEAHRPRVGLETDHRTIPHELGWIGSAVHLQKGCYRGQETVARVQNLGKPPRRLVFLHLDGSEVTLPTHGAPIRLASEGEEGRQLGFITSSARHHELGPIALALVKRNVPVDADLIADSTAAAQETVVEP
- the dtd gene encoding D-aminoacyl-tRNA deacylase; amino-acid sequence: MRAVVQRVDGASVVVDGETVGEIVGEGLCVLVGVTHDDTPEKAAQLARKLWSVRMLHDERSCSDLDAPLLVISQFTLYGDARKGRRPTWNAAASGGVAEPLVDEVVAQLRKLGAHVETGRFGAAMKVSLTNDGPFTVLVEV
- a CDS encoding ABC transporter substrate-binding protein yields the protein MTTSGTGQPMATEGLLPPRPPNQRGGRLADSAAVTAPAVTSTSAAASGLNALRLPELRALRRSAQREEADLSYLRRLLQGRIDILRAELGHRRDPAPAAAAAQPPAGLVDRLPEILADLPSRHRSSARHVTLGTPQDAEYERLAEEMLAEVGLSDMRARTDEELHGAMARLVGREQQVSRRRQELQRTADGCSAEIARRYREGEAQVDDLLA